The Pseudomonas sp. TH06 genome has a window encoding:
- a CDS encoding DUF692 domain-containing protein has protein sequence MSTSVPFLGYGLGLRSAYYQQILEQSPDVDWFEVVSENFMVQGGKALYYLDAIAERYPLVMHGVSLSIGGPHALDVDYLKQLKELAERVRPAWISDHLCWSRGNAHQLHDLLPLPYTEESLEYIAGRVMQVQDILQRPLVLENVSSYVRAASDDFTEWEFLALLSRVSGCELLLDVNNVYVSSRNHGFDPWTFIQSLPVDKVRQLHLAGHSDYGDYVIDTHDHPVSDPVWALYQRTLEHFGPVATLLERDDHFPPFEELLDELQKARELGDRVLVGGQQCA, from the coding sequence ATGTCCACCTCTGTTCCTTTTCTCGGCTATGGCCTGGGACTGCGCAGCGCTTACTACCAGCAGATCCTCGAACAGTCGCCCGACGTGGACTGGTTCGAAGTGGTCTCGGAGAATTTCATGGTGCAGGGCGGCAAGGCCCTGTATTACCTCGATGCCATCGCCGAGCGTTATCCGCTGGTGATGCATGGCGTGTCGCTGTCCATCGGCGGCCCGCACGCCCTGGACGTCGACTATCTAAAACAACTCAAGGAACTGGCCGAACGGGTCAGGCCAGCGTGGATCTCCGATCACTTGTGCTGGAGCCGCGGTAACGCCCACCAATTGCATGATCTGCTGCCGTTGCCCTACACCGAAGAAAGCCTCGAATACATCGCCGGACGGGTGATGCAGGTCCAGGACATTTTGCAGCGTCCGTTGGTCTTGGAGAACGTCTCCAGTTACGTCCGTGCGGCCTCGGACGATTTCACCGAGTGGGAGTTTCTCGCCTTGTTGAGCCGTGTGAGCGGCTGCGAGTTACTGCTGGACGTGAACAACGTCTATGTCAGTTCGCGTAACCACGGCTTCGATCCGTGGACCTTCATACAAAGCCTGCCTGTCGATAAAGTCCGCCAACTGCATCTGGCCGGGCACAGCGATTACGGCGATTACGTGATCGACACCCACGACCATCCTGTCAGTGACCCCGTCTGGGCGTTATACCAGCGCACGCTGGAGCACTTCGGCCCGGTGGCCACGTTGCTGGAGCGGGACGATCATTTCCCGCCCTTCGAAGAACTCCTTGATGAACTGCAGAAAGCGCGAGAACTGGGTGACAGAGTCTTGGTCGGGGGGCAGCAATGCGCCTGA
- a CDS encoding DNA-binding domain-containing protein — protein sequence MRLREWQLAFETFLLDEVATANLTLEKSLIGGPTLDVGTGLAIYHNAYKARLLEVLRNDFEVIWQWMGDEEFDLLATAYLRQYPSAHYSLRWLGKGFEGFIREYLVPEQSAPLAEMAALEWAFTLAFDAPAGEPLTIENMATLAPEEWPELQFKPIPSLQRLECRFNSLALWRSVKEDTDFPASAALDTPNACLIWRHELICNYRSLDSAEAAALNGLLNEGWSFAELCANSAVTYGEDAPLQAVTWLKQWVQDGLLERLQR from the coding sequence ATGCGCCTGAGAGAATGGCAATTGGCGTTCGAAACATTTCTCCTCGATGAGGTGGCAACAGCGAATCTGACGTTGGAAAAGAGCCTGATCGGTGGCCCGACCCTGGATGTCGGTACGGGCCTTGCGATCTATCACAACGCCTACAAGGCGCGTTTGCTGGAGGTGCTGCGCAACGACTTCGAGGTGATCTGGCAGTGGATGGGCGACGAGGAGTTTGACCTGCTCGCCACGGCCTACCTTCGCCAATACCCGTCGGCGCACTACAGCCTGCGTTGGCTGGGCAAGGGTTTTGAAGGTTTTATCCGCGAATACCTGGTGCCCGAACAGAGTGCGCCGTTGGCCGAGATGGCCGCGCTGGAGTGGGCGTTCACTCTGGCCTTTGATGCGCCGGCGGGTGAACCGCTGACGATTGAAAACATGGCGACGCTGGCCCCGGAAGAATGGCCAGAGCTGCAGTTCAAACCGATACCTTCGTTGCAGCGGCTTGAGTGCCGCTTCAACAGTCTAGCGCTGTGGCGCTCGGTCAAGGAAGACACTGATTTCCCTGCCAGTGCGGCGCTCGATACACCTAACGCCTGCCTGATCTGGCGCCACGAGCTTATTTGCAATTACCGCAGTCTTGATTCGGCTGAAGCAGCTGCGCTGAATGGCCTGCTCAATGAAGGCTGGAGTTTCGCCGAACTGTGCGCGAATTCGGCAGTCACTTATGGTGAGGACGCGCCACTTCAAGCGGTTACCTGGTTGAAGCAGTGGGTGCAGGATGGTTTGCTGGAGCGTCTGCAACGATAG